The DNA segment TACATTGCATAATCCATTTCATATATTGTTTGGTGCAGATCATGGCATTGAAAAAGAGCATGTAAGTGTATCTCCAAGAGAGATTACATGGCAGCAGATGATAAATTTTACTCATGGCGGCGGGGGCGTAAATATGTTTTGTAGACAACATGGGTTTAATTTGAAAATCGTAGATGTTGGTGTTGACTATGATTTGTCTTCTTATAAAGGAATACTGAACTATAAAATAGCAGGAGGTACAAATAATTTCTTATATGGTCCTGCCATGACTAATGAACAGTTTAATAAAGCCATTAATATTGGTTCTTCATTAGTCTTTGATTGCTACAATGAAGGATGTGACGTGATAAGTCTTGGCGAGATGGGAATAGCCAATACTTCTCCATCTAGTATATGGATGAGTCTTTTTGGAAATATCCCATTAGACGAGTGTATAGGAGCTGGTGCTGGACTGGACAAAAAAGGTATTGATCATAAAAGAGAAGTATTACATCAGTCGGTTGATAACTTTATCAATAAATATAAGGATACAGATGCTGAAAGCATCATCAGATATTTTGGGGGATTTGAAATGGTTGCTGCTATAGGTGCGATGCTCAGAGCAGCTGAGTTGCATCTGATAATATTAGTTGATGGATTCATAATGAGCGCATGCATGCTAGCAGCCAGTAAACTCTACCCGGATGTATTGGAATATGCTATATTTGGACATTGTGGAGACGAAACGGGACATAAAAAGATGCTTCATCTAATGAATGCCAAACCACTTTTGAATCTAGGTTTACGGTTGGGTGAGGGTACAGGTGCAATCTGTGCATTCCCTATACTTGATAGTGCTGTAAGGATGATGAATGAAATGAATAACTTTGAAAATGCAAATATCACTAAATACTTCTAAATGGTATGATAATATCTGGGCCGCCTTGATATTTTTTACCCGGTTGCCTTTCTGGAGATTACATCAACCTCCAAAGGATTGTTTTAAAACTGTTGTTGAACATTGGCCTTTAGTAGGATGGCTTACCGGTGG comes from the Xylanibacter oryzae DSM 17970 genome and includes:
- the cobT gene encoding nicotinate-nucleotide--dimethylbenzimidazole phosphoribosyltransferase encodes the protein MKKFKIKSPVMDICKAIQDKIDNLNKPKGSLGRLESLALQICLIEQKLEPTLHNPFHILFGADHGIEKEHVSVSPREITWQQMINFTHGGGGVNMFCRQHGFNLKIVDVGVDYDLSSYKGILNYKIAGGTNNFLYGPAMTNEQFNKAINIGSSLVFDCYNEGCDVISLGEMGIANTSPSSIWMSLFGNIPLDECIGAGAGLDKKGIDHKREVLHQSVDNFINKYKDTDAESIIRYFGGFEMVAAIGAMLRAAELHLIILVDGFIMSACMLAASKLYPDVLEYAIFGHCGDETGHKKMLHLMNAKPLLNLGLRLGEGTGAICAFPILDSAVRMMNEMNNFENANITKYF